In Erigeron canadensis isolate Cc75 chromosome 1, C_canadensis_v1, whole genome shotgun sequence, a single window of DNA contains:
- the LOC122597152 gene encoding uncharacterized protein LOC122597152 gives MVSLTTNFKALAFSASIFMVFVFFPFINKPISLQTNFIHLATPPLSQQPNDATNISHLVFGLVGSTKAWRYRKSYTESWWRPNVTRGYLYLDTPPTQDLLPWSQKSPPFRISDDNTKLLEETKHVAPIMVRMVHAVIEVFREEHENVRWYIMGDDDSVFFVDNMVDVLSKYDHTKYIYIGGHSECITSNQAFSYDMGFGGAGLIMSYPLAKMVQKNIEDCFRRYPYLTSADHILMTCVNDFGVSVTSHQGLHQV, from the coding sequence ATGGTTTCCTTAACTACAAATTTCAAAGCACTTGCATTTTCAGCATCTATCTTTATGGTCTTTGTGTTTTTCCCATTCATTAACAAACCCATTTCACTCCAAACCAATTTTATTCATCTTGCTACACCACCCTTGTCTCAACAACCAAATGATGCCACCAACATTTCCCATCTAGTTTTTGGCCTCGTGGGCTCGACCAAGGCATGGCGCTACCGAAAATCCTATACGGAGTCATGGTGGCGTCCAAACGTTACTCGTGGCTACCTCTACCTCGACACGCCTCCCACTCAAGACCTCTTACCATGGTCACAAAAATCACCTCCTTTTCGTATTTCTGACGATAACACAAAGTTATTAGAAGAAACCAAACATGTTGCACCAATAATGGTTCGAATGGTTCACGCCGTGATTGAAGTATTTAGAGAAGAACACGAAAATGTACGGTGGTACATCATGGGAGATGATGACTCGGTTTTCTTTGTTGACAATATGGTTGATGTTTTGTCGAAATATGATCATACAAAGTACATATATATTGGTGGTCACTCGGAGTGTATAACATCAAACCAAGCATTTTCTTATGACATGGGATTTGGTGGAGCTGGACTAATAATGAGTTACCCTTTGGCAAAAATGGTGcaaaaaaatatagaagatTGTTTTAGAAGGTATCCATACTTAACAAGTGCTGATCACATTTTAATGACTTGTGTCAATGATTTTGGAGTCTCGGTGACTTCTCATCAAGGTCTTCATCAGGTATAA
- the LOC122597234 gene encoding uncharacterized protein LOC122597234 — MSSNTSLKHPSTRFCQKLAFLGSIFLVFFILLLSNESKRLRNDIFHLTTRPSALLPHDTPTNISHLVFGLVGTTKAWHHRKHYIESWWRPNVTRGFLYLDTSPTGDLLPWSPASPTFRVSDNITKLLEETKHVAPIMVRMVHAVIEVFREEHEGVRWYIMGDDDSMFFVDNMVDVLSKYDHTKYIYIGAHSECIMSNQIFSYDMGFGGAGLIMSYPLAKMVQKNIEDCFRRYPYLNSADLILMTCVNDFGVSMTAHQGLHQMDLLGDASGLLSSHPKAPLLSLHHIDHIDPLFRNMDRSESAKHLMKAANIDQSRLVQQTICYNRRLNWSYSLSWGFSVQIYEKVIPRSILKIPIETFKPWSSFWKPPLYIFNTRPISNDSCETPHMFSFDSIKKINDNEIVTKYVRMASRGLPTCGLAGNHSADLVTRIEVVSSVTKPNQNGKTECCDVVDTNGMEVSKLKLRDCMDDELIA; from the exons ATGTCTTCGAATACTAGTCTTAAACATCCATCAACGCGATTTTGCCAAAAGCTTGCGTTTTTGGGGTCGATCTTTTTGGTCTTTTTCATCCTCTTGCTCTCAAACGAATCTAAACGTCTCCGGAATGACATTTTCCATCTAACAACGCGTCCATCCGCGTTGTTGCCCCATGACACCCCCACCAACATTTCCCACCTTGTGTTTGGACTTGTTGGGACAACGAAAGCATGGCATCACCGAAAACACTACATTGAGTCATGGTGGCGCCCAAACGTCACGCGTGGCTTTCTTTACCTTGACACATCCCCAACCGGTGACCTTCTACCATGGTCACCAGCATCTCCAACTTTTCGTGTTTCTGATAATATTACAAAGTTATTAGAAGAGACCAAACATGTCGCACCCATTATGGTTCGCATGGTTCATGCAGTTATCGAGGTTTTTAGGGAAGAACACGAAGGGGTTCGATGGTACATCATGGGAGATGATGACTCGATGTTTTTTGTTGACAATATGGTTGATGTTTTGTCGAAATATGATCATACAAAGTACATATATATTGGTGCTCACTCGGAGTGTATAATGTCAAATCAAATATTTTCTTATGACATGGGATTTGGTGGAGCTGGACTTATTATGAGTTATCCTTTGGCAAAAATGGTGcaaaaaaatatagaagatTGTTTTAGAAGGTATCCGTACTTGAATAGTGCTGATTTGATCTTAATGACTTGTGTCAATGACTTTGGAGTTTCCATGACCGCTCATCAAGGTCTTCATCAG ATGGATCTACTCGGAGATGCATCAGGGTTATTATCTTCTCACCCAAAAGCTCCATTGCTTTCTCTTCATCACATTGACCACATAGATCCACTTTTCCGCAACATGGATCGCTCTGAATCGGCAAAACACCTTATGAAAGCTGCAAATATCGACCAATCTCGTTTAGTACAACAAACTATATGTTACAATAGACGTTTAAACTGGTCTTACTCGCTCTCATGGGGCTTTTCGGTTCAAATCTACGAAAAGGTCATCCCTCGTAGCATCTTAAAGATCCCAATTGAGACATTTAAGCCATGGTCATCATTTTGGAAACCGCCATTATACATCTTCAATACAAGACCAATCTCAAATGATTCATGTGAAACTCCTCACATGTTTTCATTCGATTCTATTAAGAAAATCAATGACAATGAAATTGTAACGAAGTATGTTCGGATGGCTTCACGTGGCTTACCGACGTGTGGATTAGCCGGTAACCATTCTGCGGATCTAGTGACAAGAATTGAAGTTGTATCATCGGTGACAAAACCAAACCAG AATGGAAAAACGGAATGTTGTGATGTGGTTGATACCAATGGCATGGAAGTTTCAAAGCTAAAGTTGAGAGATTGCATGGACGATGAGTTAATTGCTTGA
- the LOC122585299 gene encoding sucrose synthase, which yields MAERVFTRVHSLRERLDSTLATHRNEILMVLSRIESHGKGILKPHQLMAEFESICQEDQTKLHDDAFYEVLKNTQEAIVLPPWVALAIRLRPGVWEYVRVNVNALVVEELSVPEYLHFKEELVNGTSNGNFVLELDFEPFTASFPRPTLTKSIGNGVEFLNRHLSAKMFHDKDSMHPLLDFLRTHNYKGKTMMLNDRIQNLNALQAVLRKASEYLSTLDATTPFSDFEHKFQEIGLERGWGDKAERVMEMIHMLLDLLEAPDACTLEKFLGRIPMVFNVVILSPHGYFAQENVLGYPDTGGQVVYILDQVPALEREMLKRIKEQGLDIIPRILIVTRLLPDAVGTTCGQRMEKVFGAEHSHILRVPFRTEKGILRKWISRFEVWPYIETFTEDVAKEVTAELQAKPDLIIGNYSEGNLVASLLAHKLGVTQCTIAHALEKTKYPDSDIYWKNFEEKYHFSAQFTADLIAMNHTDFIITSTFQEIAGSKDTVGQYESHTAFTMPGLYRVVHGIDVFDPKFNIVSPGADMGIYFSYTEKERRLTALHPEIDELLFSAVENEEHLCVLKDKNKPILFTMARLDNVKNLTGLVEWYAKCDKLRELVNLVVVGGDRRKESKDLEEQAQMKKMYELIENYKLNGQFRWISSQMNRVRNGELYRVIADTRGAFIQPAFYEAFGLTVVEAMTCGLPTFATLHGGPAEIIVHGKSGFHIDPYHGDQITELLINFFEKSKQDPSHWEAISKGGLQRIQEKYTWQIYSDRLLTLAGVYGFWKHVSKLDRLEIRRYLEMFHALKYRKLAESVPLAIDE from the exons ATGGCGGAACGTGTTTTCACCCGTGTTCACAGTCTTCGGGAGCGTCTTGATTCGACTCTCGCAACTCATCGTAATGAAATCCTTATGGTTCTTTCAag GATTGAGAGCCATGGAAAAGGAATATTGAAGCCTCATCAACTAATGGCTGAATTTGAATCCATCTGCCAAGAGGATCAAACCAAGCTCCATGATGATGCCTTTTATGAAGTTCTTAAAAACACTCAG GAAGCAATTGTGCTACCTCCATGGGTTGCACTTGCTATTCGTCTCAGACCCGGTGTCTGGGAATATGTTCGAGTCAATGTAAATGCATTGGTAGTCGAGGAGCTAAGTGTTCCCGAGTATCTTCACTTCAAGGAAGAACTTGTTAACGGAAC ATCCAATGGGAACTTTGTACTGGAGTTGGACTTTGAGCCTTTCACCGCTTCTTTCCCCCGGCCAACTCTCACCAAATCCATTGGTAATGGGGTCGAGTTCCTTAACCGACACCTCTCTGCTAAAATGTTTCATGACAAGGATAGCATGCACCCTCTATTGGATTTCCTTCGTACCCATAACTACAAGGGCAAG ACAATGATGCTGAATGACAGAATCCAAAACCTGAATGCACTCCAAGCTGTTTTGAGAAAGGCATCCGAGTACCTATCAACACTCGATGCAACCACTCCTTTCTCTGATTTTGAACACAAGTTTCAAGAGATCGGATTGGAAAGAGGTTGGGGCGATAAAGCAGAGCGTGTGATGGAAATGATCCATATGCTACTAGACCTTCTAGAGGCTCCTGATGCTTGCACTCTAGAGAAATTCCTTGGAAGAATCCCAATGGTGTTTAACGTTGTCATTCTTTCACCACATGGTTACTTTGCTCAAGAAAACGTTTTAGGATATCCCGATACTGGTGGTCAAGTTGTGTACATTCTTGATCAAGTTCCTGCTTTGGAACGTGAGATGCTTAAGAGAATAAAGGAACAAGGACTTGATATTATTCCTCGTATTCTCATT GTGACGAGGCTCCTTCCTGATGCTGTAGGAACCACTTGTGGACAGCGTATGGAGAAAGTGTTTGGAGCAGAGCACTCTCATATTCTTCGTGTTCCCTTTAGAACCGAAAAGGGTATTCTACGTAAATGGATCTCTCGTTTTGAGGTGTGGCCATACATTGAAACTTTCACCGAG GATGTCGCCAAGGAAGTTACTGCAGAGCTGCAGGCAAAACCTGATTTGATCATTGGAAACTACAGTGAGGGAAACCTTGTTGCCTCTTTGCTAGCTCACAAGTTGGGTGTCACTCAG TGTACCATTGCTCATGCCTTGGAAAAAACCAAGTACCCTGATTCCGATATCTACTGGAAGAACTTTGAGGAAAAATATCATTTCTCGGCTCAGTTTACAGCTGATCTTATTGCCATGAACCACACCGACTTTATCATTACTAGTACCTTCCAAGAGATCGCTGGAAG CAAGGACACAGTTGGACAATATGAGAGTCATACCGCCTTCACAATGCCTGGGCTATACCGTGTGGTCCATGGAATAGATGTATTTGACCCCAAATTCAATATCGTTTCACCTGGGGCTGATATGGGAATTTACTTCTCTTACACCGAGAAAGAAAGGAGGCTCACGGCACTTCACCCTGAAATAGATGAACTACTCTTCAGTGCTGTTGAGAACGAAGAGCACCT ATGTGTGTTGAAGGACAAGAACAAGCCCATTCTATTTACAATGGCGAGATTGGACAATGTGAAGAACTTAACGGGACTGGTGGAATGGTACGCCAAGTGTGACAAGCTTCGTGAATTGGTGAACCTTGTTGTTGTGGGTGGTGACAGAAGGAAGGAATCTAAAGATCTTGAAGAGCAAGCCCAGATGAAGAAGATGTATGAGCTGATTGAGAACTACAAGCTCAATGGTCAGTTTAGATGGATTTCTTCACAGATGAACAGAGTGAGGAACGGTGAGTTGTACCGTGTGATTGCTGACACCAGGGGAGCATTTATTCAGCCTGCATTTTATGAGGCATTTGGTTTGACCGTGGTGGAAGCCATGACTTGCGGTTTGCCCACTTTTGCAACCCTTCATGGAGGGCCAGCTGAAATTATCGTTCATGGAAAATCTGGTTTTCACATTGATCCATATCACGGTGACCAGATCACCGAGCTTCTCATCAACTTCTTTGAAAAAAGCAAACAAGACCCTTCTCACTGGGAAGCCATTTCCAAGGGTGGCCTGCAACGTATCCAGGAGAA ATACACATGGCAGATTTACTCAGATCGGTTGTTGACACTTGCTGGAGTTTATGGATTCTGGAAGCATGTGTCTAAGCTTGACAGGCTTGAGATCCGTCGTTATCTTGAGATGTTTCACGCTCTTAAGTACCGCAAACTG GCCGAATCTGTTCCATTGGCCATCGACGAGTAA